The following proteins are encoded in a genomic region of Triticum dicoccoides isolate Atlit2015 ecotype Zavitan chromosome 1B, WEW_v2.0, whole genome shotgun sequence:
- the LOC119325931 gene encoding cullin-1 isoform X1 has product MTTHERKTVDLEEGWAFMQKGITKLKNILEGKPEPQFSSEDYMMLYTTIYNMCTQKPPHDYSQQLYDKYRESFEEYISSMVLPSLREKHDEFMLRELVKRWSNHKVMVRWLSRFFHYLDRYFISRRSLPALREVGLSCFRDLVYQEIKGKVKSAVISLIDQEREGEQIDRALLKNVLDIFVEIGLGSMECYENDFEDFLLKDTADYYSIKAQTWIVEDSCPDYMLKAEECLKREKERVAHYLHSSSEPKLLEKVQHELLTQYASQLLEKEHSGCHALLRDDKVEDLSRMYRLFSRITRGLEPVSQIFKQHVTNEGTALVKQAEDAASNKKPEKKDIVGLQEQVFVRKIIELHDKYVAYVTDCFQGHTLFHKALKEAFEVFCNKGVSGSSSAELLATFCDNILKKGGSEKLSDEAIEDTLEKVVRLLAYISDKDLFAEFYRKKLARRLLFDKSANDEHERSILTKLKQQCGGQFTSKMEGMVTDLTVARDHQTKFEEFISTHPELNPGIDLAVTVLTTGFWPTYKSFDINLPAEMVRCVEVFKEFYQTRTKHRKLTWIYSLGICHITAKFEAKTIELIVTTYQAALLLLFNGADKLSYSEIVTQLNLSDDDVVRLLHSLSCAKYKILTKEPSNRSISPNDVFEFNSKFTDKMRRIKIPLPPVDEKKKVVEDVDKDRRYAIDASIVRIMKSRKVLGHQTLVMECVEQLGRMFKPDFKAIKKRIEDLITRDYLERDKENPNVYRYLA; this is encoded by the exons ATGACGACGCACGAGCGGAAGACCGTCGATCTGGAGGAAGGCTGGGCCTTCATGCAGAAGGGCATCACCAAACTCAAGAACATCCTCGAGGGCAAGCCGGAGCCGCAGTTCAGCTCCGAGGACTACATGATGCTCTACAC GACGATATACAACATGTGCACGCAGAAGCCCCCGCACGACTACTCGCAGCAGCTCTACGACAAGTACCGCGAGTCCTTCGAGGAGTACATCTCCTCCATG GTCTTACCTTCATTGAGAGAGAAGCATGACGAGTTTATGTTGAGGGAGCTAGTAAAGAGGTGGTCTAACCACAAAGTGATGGTTCGGTGGCTATCACGGTTCTTCCATTACCTTGATCGATACTTCATTTCACGTAGATCGCTTCCAGCATTGAGAGAAGTTGGGCTCAGTTGCTTTCGAGATTTG GTATATCAAGAAATCAAAGGGAAAGTAAAAAGTGCAGTCATTTCCTTG ATAGACCAAGAACGTGAGGGTGAACAAATTGACAGGGCTCTGTTAAagaatgtcttggatatatttgttgaGATTGGCTTAGGCAGTATGGAATGTTACGAGAATGATTTTGAAGATTTCTTGCTGAAGGATACTGCAGACTACTACTCTATCAAGGCCCAAACCTGGATCGTGGAAGACTCTTGTCCTGACTATATGTTAAAG GCCGAGGAGTGCTTGAAGAGGGAGAAGGAACGAGTTGCTCATTATTTGCATTCTAGTAGTGAACCGAAGTTATTGGAG AAAGTGCAACATGAGTTGTTAACGCAGTATGCAAGCCAACTTTTGGAGAAGGAGCATTCTGGATGCCATGCATTACTTCGTGATGACAAG GTTGAGGATCTCTCAAGGATGTACAGGCTCTTTTCTAGAATAACTCGTGGCCTAGAACCTGTTTCTCAAATTTTTAAGCAG CATGTTACCAACGAAGGGACAGCATTGGTGAAACAAGCAGAAGATGCTGCTAGTAATAAGAAG CCAGAGAAGAAGGACATTGTTGGTTTGCAGGAACAG GTTTTTGTCCGGAAAATCATTGAGCTCCATGACAAGTATGTAGCATACGTCACTGACTGTTTCCAGGGGCATACCCTCTTCCATAAG GCGCTTAAAGAGGCTTTTGAAGTGTTCTGCAACAAAGGTGTCTCTGGTAGTTCAAGTGCTGAATTGCTTGCCACCTTCTGTGATAATATTTTAAAGAAAGGCGGCAGTGAAAAACTCAGTGATGAAGCTATTGAGGATACCCTGGAGAAG GTAGTGAGATTACTCGCCTACATCAGTGATAAGGACCTTTTTGCTGAGTTTTACAG gAAGAAGCTGGCTAGGAGATTGCTATTTGACAAGAGTGCTAATGATGAGCACGAAAGAAGCATTCTGACCAAGCTAAAACAACAGTGTGGTGGCCAATTTACTTCAAAAATGGAGGGCATGGTCACTGACCTTACTGTTGCAAGGGATCATCAAACTAAGTTTGAAGAGTTCATAAGCACACACCCTGAATTGAATCCTGGGATAGACTTGGCAGTTACTGTTCTGACAACAGGATTTTGGCCAACTTATAAATCATTCGATATAAACCTTCCTGCTGAGATG GTGAGATGTGTGGAGGTTTTCAAAGAGTTTTATCAAACAAGAACTAAGCATAGAAAACTTACATGGATATATTCCTTGGGAATCTGCCATATCACCGCAAAGTTTGAGGCCAAGACTATCGAGCTCATTGTTACAACTTACCAG GCTGCATTGTTGCTACTGTTCAATGGAGCTGATAAACTTAGTTACTCTGAGATAGTAACGCAACTGAACCTGTCAGATGACGATGTAGTGAGGTTGCTCCATTCTCTCTCTTGTGCGAAATACAAGATTCTTACTAAAGAACCAAGTAACAGATCTATTTCTCCTAATGatgtatttgaatttaattcaaaatttACTGACAAGATGAGGAGAATTAAG ATACCTCTGCCTCCAGTTGATGAGAAAAAGAAGGTAGTTGAAGATGTTGACAAGGATCGAAGATAcgcaattgatgcatccattgttcgtATTATGAAGAGCCGGAAAGTCTTAGGTCACCAGACACTAGTAATGGAGTGTGTGGAGCAACTTGGTCGCATGTTCAAG CCCGACTTCAAAGCAATTAAGAAGCGCATTGAGGATCTTATAACCAGGGATTACCTGGAGAGGGACAAGGAGAACCCGAACGTCTACCGATACTTGGCTTGA
- the LOC119325931 gene encoding cullin-1 isoform X2 has protein sequence MTTHERKTVDLEEGWAFMQKGITKLKNILEGKPEPQFSSEDYMMLYTTIYNMCTQKPPHDYSQQLYDKYRESFEEYISSMVLPSLREKHDEFMLRELVKRWSNHKVMVRWLSRFFHYLDRYFISRRSLPALREVGLSCFRDLVYQEIKGKVKSAVISLIDQEREGEQIDRALLKNVLDIFVEIGLGSMECYENDFEDFLLKDTADYYSIKAQTWIVEDSCPDYMLKAEECLKREKERVAHYLHSSSEPKLLEKVQHELLTQYASQLLEKEHSGCHALLRDDKVEDLSRMYRLFSRITRGLEPVSQIFKQHVTNEGTALVKQAEDAASNKKPEKKDIVGLQEQVFVRKIIELHDKYVAYVTDCFQGHTLFHKALKEAFEVFCNKGVSGSSSAELLATFCDNILKKGGSEKLSDEAIEDTLEKVVRLLAYISDKDLFAEFYRKKLARRLLFDKSANDEHERSILTKLKQQCGGQFTSKMEGMVTDLTVARDHQTKFEEFISTHPELNPGIDLAVTVLTTGFWPTYKSFDINLPAEMVRCVEVFKEFYQTRTKHRKLTWIYSLGICHITAKFEAKTIELIVTTYQAALLLLFNGADKLSYSEIVTQLNLSDDDVVRYLCLQLMRKRR, from the exons ATGACGACGCACGAGCGGAAGACCGTCGATCTGGAGGAAGGCTGGGCCTTCATGCAGAAGGGCATCACCAAACTCAAGAACATCCTCGAGGGCAAGCCGGAGCCGCAGTTCAGCTCCGAGGACTACATGATGCTCTACAC GACGATATACAACATGTGCACGCAGAAGCCCCCGCACGACTACTCGCAGCAGCTCTACGACAAGTACCGCGAGTCCTTCGAGGAGTACATCTCCTCCATG GTCTTACCTTCATTGAGAGAGAAGCATGACGAGTTTATGTTGAGGGAGCTAGTAAAGAGGTGGTCTAACCACAAAGTGATGGTTCGGTGGCTATCACGGTTCTTCCATTACCTTGATCGATACTTCATTTCACGTAGATCGCTTCCAGCATTGAGAGAAGTTGGGCTCAGTTGCTTTCGAGATTTG GTATATCAAGAAATCAAAGGGAAAGTAAAAAGTGCAGTCATTTCCTTG ATAGACCAAGAACGTGAGGGTGAACAAATTGACAGGGCTCTGTTAAagaatgtcttggatatatttgttgaGATTGGCTTAGGCAGTATGGAATGTTACGAGAATGATTTTGAAGATTTCTTGCTGAAGGATACTGCAGACTACTACTCTATCAAGGCCCAAACCTGGATCGTGGAAGACTCTTGTCCTGACTATATGTTAAAG GCCGAGGAGTGCTTGAAGAGGGAGAAGGAACGAGTTGCTCATTATTTGCATTCTAGTAGTGAACCGAAGTTATTGGAG AAAGTGCAACATGAGTTGTTAACGCAGTATGCAAGCCAACTTTTGGAGAAGGAGCATTCTGGATGCCATGCATTACTTCGTGATGACAAG GTTGAGGATCTCTCAAGGATGTACAGGCTCTTTTCTAGAATAACTCGTGGCCTAGAACCTGTTTCTCAAATTTTTAAGCAG CATGTTACCAACGAAGGGACAGCATTGGTGAAACAAGCAGAAGATGCTGCTAGTAATAAGAAG CCAGAGAAGAAGGACATTGTTGGTTTGCAGGAACAG GTTTTTGTCCGGAAAATCATTGAGCTCCATGACAAGTATGTAGCATACGTCACTGACTGTTTCCAGGGGCATACCCTCTTCCATAAG GCGCTTAAAGAGGCTTTTGAAGTGTTCTGCAACAAAGGTGTCTCTGGTAGTTCAAGTGCTGAATTGCTTGCCACCTTCTGTGATAATATTTTAAAGAAAGGCGGCAGTGAAAAACTCAGTGATGAAGCTATTGAGGATACCCTGGAGAAG GTAGTGAGATTACTCGCCTACATCAGTGATAAGGACCTTTTTGCTGAGTTTTACAG gAAGAAGCTGGCTAGGAGATTGCTATTTGACAAGAGTGCTAATGATGAGCACGAAAGAAGCATTCTGACCAAGCTAAAACAACAGTGTGGTGGCCAATTTACTTCAAAAATGGAGGGCATGGTCACTGACCTTACTGTTGCAAGGGATCATCAAACTAAGTTTGAAGAGTTCATAAGCACACACCCTGAATTGAATCCTGGGATAGACTTGGCAGTTACTGTTCTGACAACAGGATTTTGGCCAACTTATAAATCATTCGATATAAACCTTCCTGCTGAGATG GTGAGATGTGTGGAGGTTTTCAAAGAGTTTTATCAAACAAGAACTAAGCATAGAAAACTTACATGGATATATTCCTTGGGAATCTGCCATATCACCGCAAAGTTTGAGGCCAAGACTATCGAGCTCATTGTTACAACTTACCAG GCTGCATTGTTGCTACTGTTCAATGGAGCTGATAAACTTAGTTACTCTGAGATAGTAACGCAACTGAACCTGTCAGATGACGATGTAGTGAG ATACCTCTGCCTCCAGTTGATGAGAAAAAGAAGGTAG